In Shewanella psychrotolerans, the genomic stretch TCTAAGTTGAACTGGCTTAGCTTATGGTGACCACAAGCTCTGGCCATCACCTGCATCAGCTCGGTAGAGGCAGCCATAAAGTTAGCCAGTTGCTGGGCCGATTTGTCGATATTGAGCCGCTGACGCAGATCGGCGTTTTGGGTGGCGATACCAGCGGGACAGTTATTGGTATTACAGATCCGGGCAGCCACGCAGCCGATCGCCTGCATGGCACTATTGGCCAGGGCGACGCCGTCGGCACCTAGTGCCATCGCTTTAACAAAGTCCATGGGTAATCTGAGCCCGCCTGTGATGATGAGCGTCACCCGGCCACTGGCGCCCTGCTGGTCGAGATAACGCCGGGCCCGCGCCAAGGCTGGAATGGTGGGTACACTGATGTGATCGCGAAAAATCTGCGGCGCTGCGCCCGTACCGCCGCCTCGTCCATCGAGTATGATGTAGTCGGCACTGGCATCTAGGGCAAACTGAATATCCCGTTCGATATGATTGGCGCTCAGCTTAAAGCCGATAGGCACGCCGCCGCTGAGTTCCCGCACCCTGTCGGCGAAGCGTTTAAAATCGGCCACTGAGTTGAGGTCTTTGAACCTAGGGGGCGAGATGGCGTCCTGACCCGCGGGAATACCGCGGATTTCGGCGATCTTGCCTTGATTCTTGCTGCCCGGTAGGTGACCGCCTGTGCCTGTCTTGGCTCCTTGTCCTCCCTTGAAGTGAAACGCCTGTATCTTACTCATCAAGGCTTCCTGATAGCCAAATTGGGCGCTGGCCAGCTCATAGAAGTAGCGCGAATTGGCCGCCTGCTCCTCGGGCAGCATGCCACCTTCACCAGAGCAGATCCCTGTGCCCGCCAGCTCGGCACCCTTGGCCAGGGCAACTTTTGCCTCCTGCGAAAGTGCGCCGAAGCTCATGTCTGACACCAATAGGGGGATCTTGAGTCGCAGGGGCTTTCGTGCCTCGGGCCCAATAATCAGCTCAGTGTCTACCGCTTCTTCTTCAAACAGTGGTTTGCTGGCCATCTGGGCCGTCATGATCTGAATCTCATCCCAGCTGGGGAGCTGACATCTGGGCACCCCCATAGCGACCATAGGGCCGTGGTGTCCTAGACTTTTCAGTCCCTCTCTGGCCAGTTGATGGATGAGTTCGACGCTGGGCTCCTCTTTTGTCGCTGCGGCCTTGGGCGGTTTATCAGCATCATCTTTGGCGATGGCCTCTCGGCCAGGGCCCTCTTTACCCACCTGCTCTGAATTAAACTGCTTATGGGTGCCATCGCAGTATGGGGCGTTGCCTGTGTGTTTACAGGCGCACAAGTAGGCTTCGCCACTTTCCTCGGCGGTAAAGGCTTTGGGGGTTAATCCCGTATCCTTATGGGAACCATCGCAAAAGGGCTGACTGTTTGAGCGACCACAGACGCAAAAATAGTATTCTTTTCCTTTGGTTAACTCGACTTTCTTAGGTTTGTTATCGGCGATGACAGGTTTTGTCATGGGAGATCCTTAAAGCGCAGTTGAGCAAGTTTATCTTCTAGTCTAGGTGCTTTTGTGACTCATTGCCGCCACGACTGTTTTTGTGGGAGCGCTCAGGGTGTTGACCCGACGCGCCGAAAAATTCACACTCAACTGAATCCATTTGGCTTCAACTTAGGTCTTATAACTGGCGATGAAGCGATATCTGGGCGCAGGCGAAAGGAGAACAAGGTGACAGGACGAGCAAAGAAGATGGCAACAGAGTATGCCTATGAGAGTGGGTTGGATCGGCGGGCGTTTCTTGCCCGTAGCGGCGCACTGGCGTTCTTGTTAACGGCGAAACCCCAGTTTAGCTGGGCGGATGATGAGAGCTTTTCACTCGCCACTCGGCCGCAAGATTTTGACGTGATCAACCGCGCCATCATAGAGAGCGTGCAATTGCATCTGTTTCCCGATGATGGTGATGGTCCATCGGCCAAGGATCTCAATGCCTATAGCTATCTTTTATGGGCCATGGAAGATCCGGATAATCGCGCCGATGACGATAGGCAGTTTGTTTTACAGGGGGCTGCCTGGTTAGAGGACCTGGCCGACACTGAGCTGAAACGCAGTTTTTTGGTACTGAGCTGGGATGAGCAGGAGGCGATGCTAGCACGTATCGCCAAGAGCCGCGCCGGTGAAAACTGGCTCTCCTTGCTGCTCTACTACCTGA encodes the following:
- a CDS encoding gluconate 2-dehydrogenase subunit 3 family protein, which encodes MTGRAKKMATEYAYESGLDRRAFLARSGALAFLLTAKPQFSWADDESFSLATRPQDFDVINRAIIESVQLHLFPDDGDGPSAKDLNAYSYLLWAMEDPDNRADDDRQFVLQGAAWLEDLADTELKRSFLVLSWDEQEAMLARIAKSRAGENWLSLLLYYLIEALTLDPVYGGNPDQMGWRWLEHQPGFPRPVPGKTYLDFQS
- a CDS encoding glutamate synthase-related protein, translated to MTKPVIADNKPKKVELTKGKEYYFCVCGRSNSQPFCDGSHKDTGLTPKAFTAEESGEAYLCACKHTGNAPYCDGTHKQFNSEQVGKEGPGREAIAKDDADKPPKAAATKEEPSVELIHQLAREGLKSLGHHGPMVAMGVPRCQLPSWDEIQIMTAQMASKPLFEEEAVDTELIIGPEARKPLRLKIPLLVSDMSFGALSQEAKVALAKGAELAGTGICSGEGGMLPEEQAANSRYFYELASAQFGYQEALMSKIQAFHFKGGQGAKTGTGGHLPGSKNQGKIAEIRGIPAGQDAISPPRFKDLNSVADFKRFADRVRELSGGVPIGFKLSANHIERDIQFALDASADYIILDGRGGGTGAAPQIFRDHISVPTIPALARARRYLDQQGASGRVTLIITGGLRLPMDFVKAMALGADGVALANSAMQAIGCVAARICNTNNCPAGIATQNADLRQRLNIDKSAQQLANFMAASTELMQVMARACGHHKLSQFNLDDLATWHSEMAKLSGIPYAGVTQI